A stretch of the Corylus avellana chromosome ca6, CavTom2PMs-1.0 genome encodes the following:
- the LOC132185778 gene encoding protein CYPRO4 has translation MGANHSREDLELTDSDAEEHEEQSEQEEEDEEEENYHDANDRSSERRPKTPSSLDEVEAKLQALQLKYSSSTTTQNSNLKNAVKLYLHIGGSTPAAKWVVSDKLTSYSFVKTSRIDGDDDDEEDEDEDGDGDSWWVLRVGSKIRVKVSTEVQLKTFGDQRRVDFVAKGVWAMKFFSDEEYKSFVSKFQDCVFENTYGVEAIEENKVKVYGKDFIGWLKPEIADDSVWEDTEDSFSKSPGSETPVRANQDLREEFEEAANGGIQSLALGALDNSFLVGDSGVQVVKNFTHGIHGKGVYVNFDGGNSRKGSSLVHSTPKKALLMRAETNMLLMSPMNGGKPHSTGLHQFDIETGKIVTEWKFGKDGTDITMRDVTNDSKGAQLDPSGSTFLGLDDNRLCRWDMRDRNGMVQNLANASTPVLNWTQGHQFSRGTNFQCFATTGDGSIVVGSLDGKIRLYSTNSMRQAKTAFPGLGSPITHVDVTFDGKWILGTTDTYLILVCTMFTDKDGNTKTGFTGRMGNRISAPRLLKLNPLDSHLAGVDNKFRNAQFSWVTENGKQERHLVATVGKFSVIWNFQQVKNGSHECYRHQEGLKSCYCYKIVLKDDSIVDSRFMHEKYAVTDSPEAPLVIATPMKVSSFSISSRR, from the exons ATGGGTGCCAATCACAGCCGCGAAGATCTGGAACTGACCGACTCCGACGCcgaagaacacgaagaacaatcggaacaagaagaagaagacgaagaagaggAAAACTACCACGATGCCAATGATCGATCCTCGGAGCGCCGACCAAAAACCCCGTCTTCCTTGGACGAAGTGGAGGCCAAGCTCCAGGCCCTCCAGCTCAAATACTCGTCCTCAACAACGACCCAGAACTCTAATCTCAAGAACGCCGTCAAGCTCTACCTCCACATCGGCGGAAGCACACCGGCGGCTAAATGGGTCGTCTCGGATAAGCTCACTTCATATTCTTTTGTCAAGACCTCTCGGATCGATGGTGACGACGACGACGAGGAGGACGAAGACGAAGACGGAGACGGAGATTCTTGGTGGGTTCTGAGAGTCGGTTCCAAGATTAGGGTCAAGGTTTCCACGGAGGTGCAATTGAAGACCTTCGGCGATCAGCGTCGAGTTGATTTTGTGGCCAAAGGTGTTTGGGCGATGAAATTCTTTAGCGACGAGGAGTATAAGAGCTTTGTTTCAAAGTTTCAGGACTGTGTGTTTGAGAACACGTATGGGGTCGAGGCCATTGAAGAGAACAAGGTTAAAGTGTACGGGAAGGACTTTATTGGGTGGTTGAAGCCTGAAATTGCGGATGATTCGGTGTGGGAAGACACCGAAGATAGCTTCTCGAAGAGCCCGGGTTCGGAGACACCGGTGAGAGCGAACCAGGACTTGCGCGAGGAGTTCGAGGAGGCAGCCAATGGCGGAATACAGAGCTTGGCATTGGGTGCATTGGACAATAGTTTCTTGGTTGGTGATTCCGGCGTTCAGGTTGTCAAGAATTTCACTCATGGGATTCATGGGAAAGGCGTTTATGTCAATTTTGATGGTGGGAATTCCAGGAAAGGTTCGAGCTTGGTGCATTCCACGCCGAAAAAGGCGCTGCTAATGCGGGCTGAGACAAATATGCTCCTTATGAGTCCGATGAATGGTGGGAAGCCTCATTCCACAGGGCTCCATCAGTTTGATATTGAGACTGGGAAGATTGTGACCGAGTGGAAGTTTGGGAAGGACGGGACTGATATTACAATGAGGGATGTGACAAATGATAGTAAAGGAGCGCAATTGGATCCCTCGGGTTCGACATTCTTGGGATTGGATGATAACAGGCTTTGCCGGTGGGATATGCGTGATCGAAATGGGATGGTTCAGAATCTTGCCAATGCTAGCACCCCTGTGTTGAATTGGACACAGGGGCATCAGTTCTCTCGTGGGACTAATTTTCAGTGCTTTGCCACTACCGGTGATGGTTCCATTGTTGTTGGGTCTCTTGACGGGAAGATTAGATTGTATTCTACCAATTCGATGAGGCAGGCGAAGACGGCTTTTCCTGGTCTTGGTTCACCGATTACTCATGTAGATGTTACCTTTGATGGGAAGTGGATATTGGGTACCACGGATACGTATTTGATCCTTGTCTGCACCATGTTTACTGACAAGGATGGAAATACTAAGACGGGTTTTACCGGCCGTATGGGGAATAGGATCTCGGCTCCAAGATTGTTGAAGCTGAATCCTCTAGATTCACATTTAGCTGGAGTTGATAATAAGTTTCGAAATGCTCAGTTTTCGTGG GTCACAGAGAATGGGAAGCAGGAGCGCCATTTGGTTGCGACTGTGGGCAAGTTTAGTGTGATATGGAACTTCCAACAGGTGAAGAATGGGTCTCATGAGTGCTACCGCCATCAGGAGGGCTTGAAGAGCTGCTACTGTTACAAGATAGTCCTGAAGGATGACTCCATTGTTGACAGTCGCTTCATGCACGAGAAGTATGCAGTCACTGATTCACCTGAGGCCCCGCTGGTCATTGCAACCCCCATGAAAGTCAGCTCCTTCAGCATATCCAGCAGGCGATGA
- the LOC132184620 gene encoding photosystem I chlorophyll a/b-binding protein 5, chloroplastic — MALAVGRGFLLQPCSSSAFISKNIYKAWPARPDPGTTRRFTRTVVRAQLGRPTWLPGLDPPPYLDGSLAGDFGFDPLGLGEDPESLKWYVQAELVHSRFAMLGVAGILLTDLLRVSGIINIPVWYEAGAVKFKFANTETLFIVQLILMGFVETKRYMDFVSPGSQAQASFFGVEAALEGLEPGYPGGPLLNPLGLAKDIKNAHDWKLKEIKNGRLAMVAMLGIFVQAYVTHVGPIDNLVEHLSNPWHKTIVQTLANSGS, encoded by the exons ATGGCTCTTGCAGTGGGCAGAGGATTTCTTCTCCAGCCGTGCTCTTCTTCAGCCTTCATTTCTAAGAATATTTATAAGGCATGGCCTGCTAGACCAGATCCAGGAACAACTCGACGTTTCACCCGAACTGTGGTTCGGGCTCAGCTCGGCCGCCCTACATGGCTGCCTGGGCTTGACCCTCCACCCTACCTTGATGGAAG TCTGGCTGGAGATTTTGGTTTTGACCCACTTGGGCTTGGAGAGGATCCGGAAAGCTTGAAGTGGTATGTGCAGGCAGAGCTGGTTCATTCTCGCTTTGCTATGCTTGGAGTTGCTGGAATTCTTCTAACTGAT TTGCTTCGTGTGAGTGGAATCATCAACATACCAGTTTGGTATGAAGCAGGTGCAGTAAAATTCAAGTTTGCCAACACGGAGACTCTATTCATTGTCCAACTCATCTTGATGGG GTTTGTTGAAACTAAGAGGTACATGGATTTTGTTAGTCCCGGATCTCAAGCTCAGGCATCTTTCTTCGGGGTGGAAGCCGCGCTGGAAGGTTTAGAACCGGG ATATCCTGGGGGTCCTTTGCTAAATCCTCTTGGCCTGGCTAAAGATATCAAAAACGCCCATGACTGGAAActaaaagagattaaaaatg GACGTCTTGCAATGGTAGCCATGCTGGGCATCTTTGTGCAAGCTTATGTGACGCATGTAGGACCAATTGATAACCTTGTGGAGCACCTCTCAAATCCATGGCACAAAACTATTGTTCAAACCCTAGCTAACTCTGGatcttaa